The genomic interval TCGGCGATCGAGGAGGTCAGTTCCTCCGTGGCACTCGCGACCGTCTGCACATTGGTCGAGGTCTGCTCGGACGCCGCGGCGACGACCGCGGCCTGGCTGTTGGTTGCCGATGCGGTCGAGGTCATCGACTGCGCCGTGCTCTCCATCGTGGCGGAGGCTGACGACAGGCCGCCGACGAGTTCGCCGACCTTGGTCTCGAAGCTACGGGTGAGCTCATCGAGCAACTGGGCGCGCCGCATCTTGCCGTCGTTCTCGGCCTGCTTCTCGGCGGCGAGCCGGTCGGCCCTGATCATGTTGTTCTTGAAGACCTGGACGGCGGCGGCCATGTCGCCGATCTCGTCGGAGCGCGCGGCACCGGGAATTTCACCGGCCATGTCGCCGCCCGCAAGGCTCGACATCCGCGAGGTGAGGTTCACGATCGGTGCGCAGACGCGACGGCGGACCATCACGACGAGACCGATGCTGGCGACGAGCACTGCGGCGAGGCCGGCGAGCGCGATGGCAAAGCTCAGCCGCGCGGCCGAATAGGCCGAACCCAAGACCTGCTCGGCATTGTCGTAAAAGGCCTCGCGCACGCCGATGACGGCGCCCAAGCCGCGCTGCGAGCTCGCATAGAAGGTGTCGACCTCGATCTCGTATTTGCCGCTGGCGGCGCCGTCCTTGACCAGTTTGAGATCGCGGCCAAAGCCCTCGACATAGTCGGTGTTCATCTTCTCCAGCGCGGAGGCGACGTTGGCCGGCGTCGTCGGATTGCCGCGCAGTTCCTGCAGCGACATCAGGATCTGGTCGTTGCGGCCCTGCGAGCGGGCGATGTCGGCCTTCTCGGCGTCCGTTGCCGCCTTCTTTGCGCCGACGAGGTTCTTGTGCAGGCTGGCGTTGAAACCGCCGACATCGCGCAGCGCCCAGGCGACGTTGGCGTAGCTCGCCTGCCGGTAGGCGTCGCCGTTGAGAATCGCCATGCGGCGGACCTGCTCGTTGAGCAGCGCGGTGACGCCGGCGTTGAACACGGCATTGTCGGCGACGATCTTCTTCGCCGCGTCCTTGCGCGCGTCGGCGGGGCCATCGATGGCTTTGTCGATGGACTCGCGCAAGGCGGCAAACTTCGCATTCAGCGCCTCGATCTGGCTTGCGATCGTGCCGCCGTCGTCGAGCGAGCCCGGCAGTTGCTCCTTGCGCACCGCATTCATCTTGTCGCGGGCGCCGTCGGTCAGCTTGCGCAGCTTCTCGTGCTCGGCGCGCTGGGCCGGATCCACAGTCGCGGGCCCGTAGAGGATGTTGGTCGCAAAGCCGCGCTCGGGGTTGAGATAGCGCGGGATGTCGCCGACCGCACGCACGATTCCAAGCCGGCTCTGCGCCTCCGCAACCCTGTCCATCGTCTGGTACCGGGAAACTGCGACATAGACGGCAAGGCCGCCGCCGACGGTCGAGAGCGAGACGATGGCGGCCGTCAGAAGCGTACCGATTTTCATGATGGGTCCGGCCAATTTGCTGCGGGCGAAAAAGCGCCGCAACGATAGGTTGGCCGGATTAATCCTGGGTTTACGGTCGCCGCCGCGGCGACCTGAGTCTAGGCATAGGTCGCCGTCACCGTTCCGAAGGGCCCGTAGTCGGCCGTATAGGTCTCGCCGGCCTTGGGCCGCAGCATGCCCGTCAGCGTTCCCGTGCTGATGGTCTGGCCCGCCTTCAACCCGATACCGGTGCGCGACAGTTCGTTGGCGAGCCAGGCGAGGGGGACCATGGGATGATCGAGGGCGGCGGCCGCGCTGCCGCGCCGGCGCGGCGTGCCGTTGGAACTCAGCACCACCTCCTGTGCCGCGATATCACGGTCGCGCCAGTCGGCGATGGCTTCACCAATCACGATGGTGCCGGAGCCCGCGCCGTCAGCCAGGATCGCCGGCATCGGCGGGAAGGCTGCATCGTGCACGAAGCGGCATTCGGCAAGCTCGATGCCCGGATGGAGTGAAGCGACGGCCTCGGTGACCTCGGCGACGGAGTAGGGTTTTACGCGGGGCGGCAGGTCGGCGCCGAGACGGGCCTGGTATTCGACTTCCGGAATCGGGCTGCATTGCCGCGCGTGCTCGACGCGCCCGGGCGAGGCCATGAGGGGCACGAGCACGCGACCGTAGATCGGCGATGAGGTCCGCAATTGCTTTTGCAACTCGGCCTTCATGCCGGCGATCTTCCAGCCCACGACCTCCCAGCCCAGCTCCTCCTCGACCATCCGTGCGACGCGATAGGCCGTCTCCGCATCCGGCGGCACGAGACGCTCCTCCAGGCCGCTTTGCTGATGGCCCTCGCGGCGAAGGTTTGCGAGATGGCGTGCGAGCTCGCGCTGCCGGCTGATATCCATCGGCGTCTCCCGTTTTTATTCTGATGTTTGGCTGAGCGTGTCGGACAGGATCAGCTCGAGCTCCTGCTGCACCTGATCAAGCGGCAACGCGCTGCGTGCCGCGCGGCATAGCGCGACCGTACCCTCGATGGACGCGACGACGAGCGTCGCAAGCCGTTTTGCGCGCGGCGCCGGCAAGCCCTCGCGCCGGAGCGCCGCGTGCATGATCTTCTGCCAGTCGGCGAACACGCCGTTGGCGAGATCGAGCAGATGGTCTTGCGCGGCCGCGTCGAGCGCCTCGGCCTTGTCGGAGGGCTCGCCGACATAGTGATCGACCGCGACCGCAAGAACGGGGCAGCCGGCCTCGAACTCCGTCGTCACTAGCCGACGGCGCCAGGATACTACGAAGGCCTTTAGCCCTGCGATGGCGCCGAGCTCGTTGAGTGATTTTTCCAAGGGAATGGAGACCTGCTTTCCGGCGAACATCACAGCTTCCGCGATCAGTTGCGGCTTGCCGTCGGGGAAGTGATGGCCGATCGAGCCGCGCGGCGTCGCGGTGTGGCGGACGACGTCGCGCATGCTGGTGGCGTTGACGCCGCGACGGCTCATCAGGTCGGCGGCGCCGGCAATCATCTTGTTTCGTGTGGTGGAATTCATCTGGTCATCCGGATGTCATGCCGTCGAATATGACGCTTGACATAGTAGGGCGGGCGATGAAGTATGACAAGTGTCATATAACGGAGCCTGACGTGACCATCATTACCGTGACTGCGCCCACAGGTAGGCTTGGCCTCGACCAGCGCCGCCGCCTTGCCGGGAGCCTGACGGATGCGGTGCTCGAGCCCGAAGTGGGGCAGCTTGCGCCGGCTGCGCGGCCCGGCTTTCAGGTGCATTTCCATGAACTGCCCGCCGACTGCATGGCGATCGGCGGCCGGCTTTTGTCCGAGCAGGAGACACCGAGCGACATCATCACTATCAACGTCGCGGTCATGAACGCGGCCTGGCCCGCCGATGTGCGCGCGCAGGTGATCCGCAATTTGCTGGCGCGGCTTGCCGAGGCCTGCGGCATGGAAAAGCCATCGCCGAC from Bradyrhizobium arachidis carries:
- a CDS encoding methyl-accepting chemotaxis protein encodes the protein MKIGTLLTAAIVSLSTVGGGLAVYVAVSRYQTMDRVAEAQSRLGIVRAVGDIPRYLNPERGFATNILYGPATVDPAQRAEHEKLRKLTDGARDKMNAVRKEQLPGSLDDGGTIASQIEALNAKFAALRESIDKAIDGPADARKDAAKKIVADNAVFNAGVTALLNEQVRRMAILNGDAYRQASYANVAWALRDVGGFNASLHKNLVGAKKAATDAEKADIARSQGRNDQILMSLQELRGNPTTPANVASALEKMNTDYVEGFGRDLKLVKDGAASGKYEIEVDTFYASSQRGLGAVIGVREAFYDNAEQVLGSAYSAARLSFAIALAGLAAVLVASIGLVVMVRRRVCAPIVNLTSRMSSLAGGDMAGEIPGAARSDEIGDMAAAVQVFKNNMIRADRLAAEKQAENDGKMRRAQLLDELTRSFETKVGELVGGLSSASATMESTAQSMTSTASATNSQAAVVAAASEQTSTNVQTVASATEELTSSIAEIARQVAQSTEIASRAVDNARRTGDTARALAEGAQKIGDVVTLIQSIAEQTNLLALNATIEAARAGDAGRGFAVVASEVKSLAGQTAKATTEISEQISAIQTASDETVAAIRNVADVIAEIDQIGIAIASAIEEQGSATKEISRSVQEASRGTQEVNSNITGVQRAADDTGAAANQVLGAAEQLSTQSRDLAGQVNRFLSEVRAA
- a CDS encoding 2-keto-4-pentenoate hydratase — translated: MDISRQRELARHLANLRREGHQQSGLEERLVPPDAETAYRVARMVEEELGWEVVGWKIAGMKAELQKQLRTSSPIYGRVLVPLMASPGRVEHARQCSPIPEVEYQARLGADLPPRVKPYSVAEVTEAVASLHPGIELAECRFVHDAAFPPMPAILADGAGSGTIVIGEAIADWRDRDIAAQEVVLSSNGTPRRRGSAAAALDHPMVPLAWLANELSRTGIGLKAGQTISTGTLTGMLRPKAGETYTADYGPFGTVTATYA
- a CDS encoding TetR/AcrR family transcriptional regulator, with translation MNSTTRNKMIAGAADLMSRRGVNATSMRDVVRHTATPRGSIGHHFPDGKPQLIAEAVMFAGKQVSIPLEKSLNELGAIAGLKAFVVSWRRRLVTTEFEAGCPVLAVAVDHYVGEPSDKAEALDAAAQDHLLDLANGVFADWQKIMHAALRREGLPAPRAKRLATLVVASIEGTVALCRAARSALPLDQVQQELELILSDTLSQTSE
- a CDS encoding tautomerase enzyme, which translates into the protein MTIITVTAPTGRLGLDQRRRLAGSLTDAVLEPEVGQLAPAARPGFQVHFHELPADCMAIGGRLLSEQETPSDIITINVAVMNAAWPADVRAQVIRNLLARLAEACGMEKPSPTWWVNFGIIEEGSWGSRGNVLSILQLLESGVFTPERIAAIRAAMAAPV